One Bifidobacterium angulatum DSM 20098 = JCM 7096 DNA window includes the following coding sequences:
- a CDS encoding universal stress protein, which yields MVDETTATATNATTPLADIVVGVDGSDESFAALKWAMREASLTGQSINAVFGWTHSWDTNSDEPDSDESWAHVRHEIADELRSWVEQASDGIDFDPERLKMTSVRASGTSALLQIGKDAQQIVVGRRSLGRVARWFMGSLSASLAETAQVPVTVVRIAGSEDETVADEIANSLTPSNVTVHYTQGASPAKPAQRPVVVGVDGSSTSLRALDFAVRHARVHELPLHVMFCWQLRDLGAVPGHETTVPSTEEGQAFAEQVLNELIAKADIPDDVDVVTNAFHIPASKGLIAASRYASHVVVGSRGLTGMDAHFLGSVSRQIINFAECPITVVH from the coding sequence ATGGTGGACGAAACTACTGCAACTGCAACCAATGCAACCACTCCCCTGGCCGACATTGTGGTCGGCGTGGATGGTTCCGATGAATCGTTCGCCGCATTGAAGTGGGCCATGCGCGAGGCTTCGCTTACCGGGCAGAGCATCAATGCCGTGTTCGGCTGGACGCACTCGTGGGACACGAATTCCGACGAGCCGGATAGCGACGAATCCTGGGCGCACGTACGCCATGAGATCGCGGACGAACTGCGCTCCTGGGTCGAGCAGGCCAGCGACGGCATCGATTTTGATCCGGAACGCTTGAAGATGACTTCCGTGCGCGCTTCGGGCACGTCCGCACTGTTGCAGATCGGCAAGGACGCGCAGCAGATTGTGGTGGGCAGGCGTTCGTTGGGGCGTGTGGCCCGCTGGTTCATGGGTTCGCTGTCCGCATCGCTGGCGGAAACGGCGCAAGTACCGGTTACGGTGGTGCGTATTGCGGGCAGTGAGGATGAGACCGTTGCCGACGAGATTGCGAATTCGCTTACCCCGTCGAATGTGACGGTGCATTACACGCAGGGTGCTTCGCCCGCCAAGCCCGCGCAACGCCCGGTGGTGGTTGGCGTGGATGGGTCGTCTACGTCGCTGCGGGCGCTGGATTTCGCGGTGCGGCATGCGCGTGTTCATGAGCTGCCGTTGCATGTGATGTTCTGCTGGCAGCTGCGTGACCTGGGTGCGGTTCCGGGCCATGAGACCACGGTGCCGAGCACTGAGGAAGGCCAGGCGTTCGCGGAGCAGGTGTTGAACGAGCTGATCGCGAAGGCTGATATTCCGGACGATGTGGATGTGGTGACGAATGCGTTCCACATTCCGGCGTCGAAGGGTTTGATCGCGGCGTCGCGTTATGCGAGCCATGTGGTGGTTGGGTCGCGTGGCCTGACCGGTATGGACGCGCATTTCCTGGGGTCGGTGAGCCGTCAGATCATCAATTTCGCCGAGTGCCCGATCACCGTGGTGCACTGA
- a CDS encoding class C sortase translates to MFDSNEKHTGKRRKERQITDSDAESVASEGAANPETDATAPETDAQQSETMTRVDRRKKRNKDNLGLNLLIGFLVVVMIGGLGLIAYPSVADWWNRMHQSYAVAGYVAKTNDMSKAEKKKLLDAAHAYNLKLAATSDRWHMTDEQKHEYNETLDVTGTGIMGYVTIPRIKVKLPIYHGTDEGVLQVATGHLAGTSLPVGGPTTHAVISGHTGLPSARLFTGLDELAKGDTFAFHVLDDTYTYQVDQIKVVLPDNLSALNIRTSTDFATLITCTPYGVNSHRLLVRGHRIPNPTTPDNTQYDDPTTMVFTTIIVALLVLAALIALGTWFVRSRSARESTGSHNSGRAYRKSRPKHRSPTHRGPKHRSPTHRSKR, encoded by the coding sequence ATGTTCGACTCGAATGAGAAACATACCGGCAAACGCCGTAAAGAACGCCAGATAACGGATAGCGACGCCGAAAGCGTTGCATCCGAAGGCGCCGCGAACCCCGAAACCGACGCAACAGCCCCCGAAACCGACGCGCAGCAATCGGAAACGATGACCCGCGTCGACCGTCGCAAAAAACGCAACAAAGACAACCTCGGCCTGAACCTCCTCATCGGGTTCCTGGTCGTGGTGATGATCGGCGGCCTTGGCCTCATCGCCTACCCATCCGTGGCCGACTGGTGGAATCGTATGCACCAGTCCTACGCGGTGGCCGGTTATGTGGCCAAAACCAACGACATGAGTAAAGCGGAGAAGAAAAAACTCCTCGACGCCGCACACGCCTACAACCTCAAACTCGCCGCCACCAGCGACCGCTGGCACATGACCGACGAACAGAAGCATGAATACAACGAGACGCTCGACGTGACCGGCACCGGCATCATGGGCTACGTGACCATACCGCGCATCAAAGTGAAACTGCCGATCTACCACGGCACCGATGAAGGCGTGCTGCAGGTTGCCACCGGGCACTTGGCGGGCACCTCACTGCCGGTCGGCGGGCCGACCACGCACGCGGTGATCTCCGGCCATACTGGCCTGCCGTCCGCGCGACTATTCACTGGCTTGGATGAGCTGGCAAAAGGCGACACTTTCGCGTTCCATGTGCTCGACGACACGTACACGTACCAGGTCGATCAGATCAAAGTGGTCCTGCCGGACAACCTGAGCGCATTGAACATCCGCACTTCGACGGACTTCGCCACGCTCATAACCTGCACGCCATACGGCGTGAACTCGCATCGACTGCTCGTGCGCGGGCATCGTATTCCGAACCCGACCACGCCGGACAACACGCAATACGATGATCCGACCACCATGGTGTTCACCACGATCATCGTGGCATTGCTGGTGCTCGCGGCCCTGATCGCGCTCGGCACCTGGTTCGTGCGCAGCCGCAGCGCCCGCGAATCCACCGGATCGCACAACTCCGGGCGCGCCTACCGCAAGTCGCGCCCCAAGCATCGTAGTCCTACGCATCGGGGTCCCAAGCATCGTAGTCCCACGCATCGCAGCAAACGCTAG
- a CDS encoding Cna B-type domain-containing protein — MNNRTAKHRIIMALCCMFALMLATIGLSAPAATAATAAEGSLTVTYQYQEAALNNADINLYRLADWSAKGGYTPTDDFANHTAYPVDWDILNADQQTLRDFANTMAGYIAVNKPAAENTLKTDSAGVATFNQLKDGLYLAVVAPYQGNVLTCQTAAMLVALPNVHKPAAEQRTLSIEPKADCAVPPTTTISVNKVWKDKDQSKRPESVTMNLLQDGKIYDSIMLNTANGWKYTWKGLQAKHEYTVVEANVPGNYTALVDRENNDYTVTNTTKTGSAKTGASVAIIAVIVVVLAAAGIAITVVVRKKNTTKNAATQTSPDDSE; from the coding sequence ATGAACAACAGAACGGCAAAGCACCGCATCATCATGGCGTTGTGCTGCATGTTCGCACTCATGCTCGCAACCATCGGCTTGAGCGCGCCCGCCGCCACCGCCGCCACCGCCGCGGAAGGCAGCCTCACCGTCACCTACCAATACCAGGAAGCCGCGCTCAACAACGCCGACATCAACCTGTACCGCCTGGCCGACTGGTCTGCCAAAGGCGGCTACACGCCCACCGACGACTTCGCCAACCACACCGCATACCCGGTGGATTGGGATATCCTCAATGCCGACCAGCAAACCCTGCGCGACTTCGCCAACACCATGGCCGGGTACATCGCAGTAAACAAGCCCGCCGCGGAAAACACGCTCAAAACCGATAGCGCCGGTGTTGCCACCTTCAACCAACTGAAGGACGGCCTCTACCTCGCGGTCGTCGCCCCCTACCAGGGCAACGTGCTCACCTGCCAGACCGCCGCCATGCTCGTCGCCCTGCCGAACGTACACAAGCCCGCCGCCGAACAGCGCACCCTCAGCATCGAACCGAAAGCGGACTGCGCGGTCCCGCCCACCACCACCATCAGCGTGAACAAGGTGTGGAAAGACAAGGATCAGTCCAAGCGCCCCGAAAGCGTGACGATGAACCTGCTGCAAGACGGCAAGATCTACGATTCCATCATGCTCAACACGGCCAACGGCTGGAAATACACGTGGAAGGGCTTGCAAGCCAAGCACGAGTACACCGTGGTCGAAGCGAACGTGCCGGGCAACTACACCGCGCTCGTCGACCGTGAAAACAACGATTACACGGTAACCAACACCACCAAGACCGGATCGGCGAAAACCGGTGCGAGCGTTGCCATCATCGCCGTGATCGTAGTCGTACTGGCCGCTGCAGGCATTGCAATCACCGTCGTGGTACGCAAGAAGAACACCACGAAAAACGCCGCAACACAAACCTCCCCGGACGATAGCGAGTGA
- a CDS encoding SpaH/EbpB family LPXTG-anchored major pilin, whose amino-acid sequence MNKVLKGLVAVAATAAMAIAGVAGASTAMAEDTTSSGFSITINKTETGHTYEAYQVFTGRLDETTLSDIEWGEDVDGVALSAAKYGNKGAKDIAKELKNATDAEAFANNVAGGNGAKSYLKTATHSVKGETGQSKAITGLSAGYYLLKDTIDSTAAQPAAYTKFILKVVGNVDVTPKTDTPSVEKKVQENSNKYVTNGGYGAGYNDVADYNIGDAVPFKLIGTVPNMDRYDTYKYTFNDTASNGLTLPSKNGVKVYVADDKAGTNKADITSSAAITVEDQNLTVAFTDLKTVKGVIAGKYIIVEYSATLNGNAVIGLPGNENAVKLIFSNNPNQSGQGGSNPQGETPEDKVIVFTYQLNGTKVDATDKNKTLKDAEFKLQRQSDNKWAQITDGKVTAWGDEGNATVVKSDDNGNFSVAGLDDGTYNVKETKAPAGYDLPADPFVVTLTARTKNNQEWDGTPANALINPTNGQFNETFVNNAGSSLPSTGGMGTTILYAAGAAIVLVAAFGIAFAVRRRNAR is encoded by the coding sequence ATGAACAAGGTTCTCAAAGGCCTCGTAGCTGTGGCAGCCACCGCAGCCATGGCCATCGCCGGAGTCGCCGGCGCATCCACTGCCATGGCGGAGGATACTACTTCTAGTGGATTTAGCATTACTATTAACAAGACTGAGACCGGCCACACCTATGAGGCTTACCAGGTGTTCACGGGCCGTCTCGACGAGACCACCCTGAGCGATATCGAATGGGGCGAGGACGTTGACGGTGTAGCACTGTCTGCCGCAAAGTATGGCAACAAGGGCGCCAAGGACATCGCCAAGGAACTGAAGAATGCTACAGATGCAGAGGCATTTGCCAACAACGTTGCCGGTGGCAATGGTGCGAAGAGCTACCTGAAGACCGCGACTCATAGCGTTAAGGGCGAAACCGGCCAGAGCAAGGCCATCACTGGTCTGTCCGCAGGCTACTACCTGCTGAAGGACACCATCGACTCCACCGCTGCACAGCCGGCTGCCTACACCAAGTTCATCCTGAAGGTCGTGGGCAACGTTGACGTTACCCCGAAAACCGACACCCCTTCCGTTGAGAAGAAGGTTCAGGAAAACTCCAACAAGTACGTTACTAACGGTGGCTATGGCGCCGGATACAACGATGTGGCCGATTACAACATTGGCGATGCCGTACCGTTCAAGCTGATCGGTACCGTGCCGAACATGGATCGCTACGACACCTACAAGTACACCTTCAACGATACTGCTTCCAACGGTCTGACCCTGCCTTCCAAGAATGGCGTCAAGGTCTACGTCGCTGATGATAAGGCTGGAACCAACAAGGCTGACATCACCTCTTCCGCTGCTATCACTGTTGAAGATCAGAATCTTACTGTTGCTTTCACTGATCTGAAGACCGTTAAGGGTGTGATTGCCGGTAAGTACATCATCGTCGAATACTCCGCAACTCTGAACGGCAACGCCGTAATCGGTCTGCCCGGTAACGAGAACGCTGTCAAGCTGATCTTCTCCAACAACCCGAACCAGTCCGGCCAGGGTGGCAGCAATCCGCAGGGCGAAACCCCCGAAGACAAGGTCATCGTCTTTACCTACCAGCTGAACGGCACCAAGGTTGACGCAACTGACAAGAACAAGACCTTGAAGGATGCCGAGTTCAAGCTGCAGCGTCAGTCTGATAACAAGTGGGCTCAGATCACGGACGGTAAGGTTACCGCTTGGGGTGATGAAGGTAATGCTACCGTTGTGAAGTCTGATGACAACGGTAACTTCTCCGTCGCCGGTCTCGATGACGGCACGTACAATGTCAAGGAAACCAAGGCTCCTGCAGGTTACGATCTGCCGGCCGATCCGTTCGTGGTCACTCTGACTGCACGGACCAAGAACAATCAAGAATGGGATGGCACTCCTGCCAATGCTCTGATTAATCCCACTAACGGCCAGTTCAACGAGACCTTCGTGAACAATGCTGGCTCCAGCCTGCCGTCCACCGGTGGCATGGGCACCACGATCCTGTATGCTGCTGGCGCTGCAATCGTTCTGGTTGCCGCCTTCGGCATCGCCTTCGCTGTCCGTCGTCGCAACGCTCGCTGA
- a CDS encoding SpaA isopeptide-forming pilin-related protein produces the protein MRHQVERLKHVALKHGVKPARVLTATLVAVGMMATAAISFVLPTTSANADDSYGDGKVFVPSSITMGDSGASTNDIDTGLATFVGRDFYVGKPKSGDTQSLNENSIDGSWAAEMEGQTFIRGRYMQRAQKGFFTIGTVAFGAQYLPSNDSTIIAVEGTHSAFDSNVQSIVQAWNSTANGITQQQGAGVQQTDRGNKGKTDFGTKLAGPMTKLWGTSSSDGTIKKQSIYKYGFNGVKDLAASWGQADFSDVKDGQGNAIDKYGTKVSTDSETLKRMPANGTVTFADAPAQNNYERRKYDYDKYDAFAKNESEKNAGKPIWKNNTYGETSFSTYKVNMNFQSGDERLAVFNGDGTSSMQIFEINASALTSDKGLDFWFRNIPDNASVLVNVVDDTTGAKTPITMRTGWRFWWGGSNASDPISAGATEISNGYVTGDTNSALYSKVAQKIMWNFADSSSVTVKGGKASNVTVSRLHADKADWWYAQTKSISNSSVDDDPSADLLGSIMVPNGSFESHVTTNGRVYVGEDFCMYNPTQAKHNGSSINSASIIDMDQERHNFPWGGQFNAQGVRIQWNKVDESGNALAGTTWAVYGSKSDAMNNKNVLLTVTDNGAGDADPRAGTIQPMVDLTANATYYLKETASVSGYTLNTNIYRILAGDAGKTYSTIDKVYDANSDITTDTGKNLLSNGAVVNKATGSSLEWSKVDADDTNTRLAGSTWNLTKYTDENRTNAESGWPKSIHDTTVAVTGVSIVGSDGTVYANGQDVGDKAVNNVFTLSATVTPSGAPSGVVWTSSNDYYATVDAGSGIVTPKSNSGDESVTIMACSTSNTQVCSSVKFKVTGATAAKVTVSPSAATVVEGKTTQLTATVNPQQDVTWSSNNELVAKVDQSGLVKGVGAGTATITASTADGASASAEITVTSAQKYLTLYFDSSYQGTWSASNVQVYYRTKSNAWVAQSMIQMSGSCGQYAYAQIPMDNINVSSQFGFRHLDGSEWYGPGNANVPKSDGNFKFTSEAILPENVTISAGPNYSDTAPNGCAVSASTRSAKSSKAVRKAAKVATQASGTSRAANAAQDELKDEDTDPGAFRISNLADGYYVLKETGEPNGFDIGGEYTITIKNGQATWDPAKTGNKLPNNRKTGMVTWNKVDKTDGTKLLGGSEWKLTRTKSFSWANGKASYKENNQELATIEDCVNGENGVSDCSTQSGQYVDLNGEKGKFKLQGLAWGEYQLVETKAPDGFNLDSTPHTFRIGPAEGSDVTGKWYTSSSFKTDSTGVYNANTAFTVNGGSITNTPGVVLPGTGGEGLNKMYAAGFLAVAIAVAGLALSLRRRQ, from the coding sequence ATGAGGCATCAGGTGGAACGGCTGAAGCACGTAGCGCTGAAGCATGGGGTAAAACCGGCCCGTGTGCTCACCGCAACCCTCGTCGCCGTCGGCATGATGGCCACGGCCGCCATCTCCTTCGTCCTGCCCACCACCAGCGCCAACGCAGATGATAGCTATGGTGACGGTAAGGTCTTTGTTCCGTCTTCCATCACCATGGGTGACAGTGGTGCCAGCACGAATGATATCGATACCGGCCTCGCCACGTTCGTCGGGCGTGATTTCTATGTGGGCAAGCCGAAGAGCGGCGATACCCAGTCGTTGAACGAGAATTCCATCGATGGCTCTTGGGCTGCCGAAATGGAAGGCCAGACGTTCATTCGTGGCCGTTATATGCAGCGTGCCCAGAAGGGCTTCTTCACTATCGGTACCGTGGCGTTCGGTGCACAGTACCTTCCTTCGAACGACAGCACCATCATCGCCGTGGAAGGCACGCATTCCGCCTTCGATAGCAATGTGCAGAGCATTGTCCAGGCGTGGAACTCTACTGCCAACGGTATTACGCAGCAGCAGGGTGCCGGCGTTCAACAGACGGATCGCGGTAATAAAGGCAAGACTGATTTCGGCACCAAGCTTGCAGGCCCCATGACGAAGCTGTGGGGTACCTCGTCCTCTGATGGCACCATCAAGAAGCAGTCGATCTACAAGTACGGCTTCAATGGTGTGAAAGATTTGGCGGCATCTTGGGGCCAGGCCGATTTCTCCGACGTCAAGGATGGCCAGGGCAATGCCATCGACAAGTATGGCACCAAAGTATCCACGGATTCCGAAACTCTAAAGAGAATGCCTGCCAATGGCACCGTGACATTTGCGGATGCTCCTGCGCAGAACAATTACGAACGCCGCAAGTACGATTACGACAAGTACGATGCGTTCGCGAAGAACGAATCTGAAAAGAATGCTGGAAAGCCGATATGGAAAAATAATACGTACGGCGAAACCTCATTCTCCACCTATAAGGTGAACATGAATTTCCAGTCGGGTGATGAGCGCCTTGCCGTCTTCAATGGCGACGGAACATCCAGCATGCAGATCTTCGAGATCAATGCCAGCGCTCTCACCAGCGACAAGGGTCTTGACTTCTGGTTCCGCAATATCCCCGACAATGCTTCCGTGCTGGTGAACGTTGTGGACGATACCACCGGAGCAAAGACCCCGATTACCATGCGTACCGGTTGGCGTTTCTGGTGGGGCGGCTCAAATGCGAGCGATCCCATCTCCGCAGGTGCCACCGAAATTTCGAACGGTTATGTGACCGGCGATACGAACAGTGCGCTGTACTCCAAGGTCGCGCAGAAAATCATGTGGAACTTCGCGGACTCCTCCTCCGTTACCGTCAAGGGCGGTAAGGCTTCGAACGTGACGGTTTCACGACTGCATGCGGATAAAGCGGACTGGTGGTACGCACAAACGAAGAGCATCTCCAACTCTTCCGTGGACGATGATCCCTCCGCCGATTTGCTTGGCAGCATCATGGTACCGAACGGTAGCTTCGAATCCCATGTGACCACCAATGGCCGTGTGTACGTGGGCGAAGACTTCTGCATGTACAACCCGACTCAGGCGAAGCATAACGGTTCCTCCATCAACTCCGCATCCATCATCGATATGGATCAGGAACGCCACAACTTCCCGTGGGGCGGTCAGTTCAACGCCCAGGGCGTGCGTATCCAGTGGAATAAGGTTGACGAGAGCGGAAACGCTCTTGCTGGCACCACGTGGGCGGTATACGGCTCCAAGAGCGACGCCATGAACAATAAGAACGTGCTGCTGACCGTTACTGATAATGGTGCCGGCGACGCTGATCCGAGGGCCGGTACCATTCAGCCGATGGTCGATCTCACGGCGAATGCCACCTACTATCTGAAGGAAACCGCGTCGGTCAGCGGTTATACGCTCAACACGAACATCTACCGCATTCTGGCAGGCGATGCCGGTAAGACGTACAGCACCATCGACAAGGTATATGACGCGAATTCGGACATTACCACCGACACCGGCAAGAATTTGCTGAGCAATGGTGCGGTTGTCAACAAGGCTACCGGTTCGTCCCTTGAGTGGTCGAAGGTCGATGCCGACGATACTAATACAAGGCTTGCCGGGTCCACGTGGAACCTGACCAAGTACACCGATGAGAACCGTACGAATGCTGAATCCGGCTGGCCGAAGAGCATTCATGACACCACGGTCGCGGTGACAGGTGTCAGCATTGTCGGTTCGGATGGCACGGTATATGCCAATGGTCAGGATGTGGGCGACAAGGCGGTCAACAACGTATTCACGCTGTCCGCCACCGTCACTCCGAGTGGGGCTCCGTCCGGCGTAGTGTGGACCTCGTCGAACGATTACTACGCCACCGTTGACGCCGGTAGCGGTATTGTGACGCCGAAGTCCAATAGTGGTGATGAGTCCGTCACCATCATGGCATGCTCGACATCGAATACCCAGGTCTGCTCGTCCGTGAAGTTCAAGGTGACCGGTGCCACCGCAGCCAAGGTGACGGTTTCCCCCAGTGCGGCGACGGTGGTTGAAGGTAAGACCACGCAGCTTACTGCGACTGTCAACCCCCAGCAGGATGTGACTTGGTCGTCCAATAATGAGCTGGTCGCCAAGGTTGATCAGAGTGGTCTTGTGAAGGGCGTGGGCGCCGGTACTGCCACCATTACGGCGAGCACCGCGGATGGCGCGTCTGCTTCCGCTGAAATTACCGTGACATCGGCGCAGAAGTACCTCACCCTGTACTTTGATTCGAGTTATCAGGGGACTTGGAGCGCGAGTAATGTGCAGGTTTACTACCGCACGAAGAGCAACGCATGGGTTGCTCAGAGCATGATTCAGATGAGCGGTTCCTGCGGCCAGTATGCGTATGCGCAGATTCCTATGGATAACATCAACGTGAGCAGTCAGTTCGGCTTCCGGCATCTGGACGGTAGTGAGTGGTATGGTCCGGGCAATGCGAATGTGCCGAAGAGTGATGGCAACTTCAAGTTCACCAGTGAAGCCATACTCCCCGAGAACGTGACCATTTCCGCCGGCCCGAACTACAGCGACACCGCGCCGAACGGTTGCGCCGTGTCCGCCAGCACGCGGTCGGCCAAGTCCTCCAAGGCGGTTCGCAAGGCTGCGAAGGTTGCCACGCAGGCGAGTGGAACCAGTCGTGCGGCCAACGCCGCTCAGGATGAGCTGAAGGATGAAGACACCGATCCGGGTGCGTTCCGCATCAGCAATCTTGCGGACGGCTACTACGTTCTGAAAGAAACCGGCGAGCCGAACGGCTTTGATATCGGCGGCGAGTACACGATCACCATCAAGAACGGTCAGGCTACGTGGGATCCCGCCAAGACCGGCAACAAGCTGCCGAACAATCGCAAGACCGGCATGGTCACGTGGAACAAGGTCGATAAGACTGATGGCACCAAGCTGCTGGGCGGTTCCGAATGGAAGCTGACCCGGACGAAGAGCTTCTCCTGGGCGAACGGCAAGGCATCGTACAAGGAAAATAACCAGGAACTCGCAACCATCGAGGATTGCGTGAATGGCGAAAATGGTGTCTCTGACTGCTCCACCCAGTCCGGCCAGTACGTTGACCTGAATGGTGAGAAGGGCAAGTTCAAGCTTCAGGGCTTGGCATGGGGCGAGTATCAGCTTGTCGAAACCAAGGCTCCTGACGGATTCAACCTCGACAGCACGCCGCACACGTTCCGCATTGGCCCCGCCGAAGGCTCCGATGTGACCGGCAAATGGTACACGTCCAGCAGTTTCAAGACGGATAGCACCGGCGTATACAACGCGAATACGGCGTTCACCGTTAATGGTGGATCCATTACCAACACCCCTGGTGTCGTCCTGCCTGGCACGGGCGGCGAAGGATTGAACAAGATGTACGCTGCGGGATTCCTCGCAGTGGCGATTGCCGTGGCCGGTCTGGCCTTGAGCCTCAGGAGGCGGCAATGA
- a CDS encoding DUF3027 domain-containing protein: MPHEPFEQAELPGQPDPRDIARAVAMDVADEPEQVGDVVNAIELGDNVTDFRLAADVRGYEGWQWSVTLYHDAEVGTWTVNESSLVPTDDALVPPAWVPWKDRLEPTDLAPTDSIGTDPDDPRLEGGFRKTEPVAGATAGEDGTSAETAEQAEKSTETAEQAESAEPVAEKTQDSAENAESADSSESAESTEATESTETAETQETAVTEATEETAEAAKAEAQAQQTDEIVEEFALSRRHVLSPKGRAQVAKRWYEGPRGPKALSTKTADGNLCSTCGFFVPLKGELNLMFGVCANKWSPDDGRVVSVDHGCGEHSEIEPPEPSHLWVQSKPAYDDFHIDVIAQKPRDERGAVEAIEQLDDDSQDSDEATEEDILANTEPDTGDDEPNETQPAGVEASAELEAVIAVGEGDGDSGENEGEESAEAEESAETAESAEGAEGEVSAEPTGPVETEETAETGEPCDAEESVKPEEPEESVASAESGESGDAGESEESAEAAEAVDQSTESAEPAEAAEDAEPAEAAEPAEPAEAAEPDEPGESDKLNK, translated from the coding sequence ATGCCGCATGAGCCGTTTGAGCAGGCGGAACTGCCGGGGCAGCCGGATCCGCGCGATATCGCCCGTGCGGTGGCCATGGATGTGGCCGATGAACCCGAGCAGGTGGGCGATGTTGTCAATGCCATCGAGCTTGGCGACAACGTGACGGATTTCCGCTTGGCTGCGGATGTGCGCGGATACGAGGGATGGCAGTGGTCGGTCACGTTGTATCACGATGCTGAGGTGGGCACGTGGACGGTGAATGAGTCGTCGCTGGTGCCCACGGATGATGCTTTGGTGCCGCCCGCTTGGGTGCCGTGGAAGGATAGGTTGGAGCCTACTGATTTGGCGCCGACTGATTCCATTGGTACCGATCCTGACGATCCGCGTCTTGAGGGCGGGTTCCGTAAGACCGAGCCGGTTGCCGGTGCGACTGCGGGCGAAGACGGTACGTCGGCTGAAACGGCTGAGCAGGCTGAGAAGTCGACTGAAACGGCTGAGCAGGCCGAATCAGCCGAGCCGGTTGCCGAAAAGACGCAGGATTCCGCTGAGAATGCCGAGTCTGCCGATTCCTCCGAGTCTGCCGAATCCACGGAAGCTACGGAATCTACGGAAACCGCTGAAACTCAGGAAACTGCTGTAACTGAGGCGACTGAGGAAACCGCTGAAGCCGCCAAGGCCGAAGCGCAGGCCCAGCAGACCGACGAGATCGTTGAGGAATTCGCGCTGTCCCGCCGCCACGTGCTATCCCCGAAGGGTCGTGCCCAGGTGGCGAAGCGTTGGTATGAGGGCCCGCGCGGCCCGAAGGCGCTGTCCACCAAAACCGCGGACGGCAACCTGTGCTCCACCTGCGGGTTCTTCGTGCCGTTGAAGGGTGAACTGAATCTCATGTTCGGCGTGTGCGCGAATAAGTGGAGCCCGGATGATGGCCGTGTGGTGTCGGTCGATCACGGGTGCGGCGAGCATTCCGAGATCGAGCCGCCGGAGCCGAGCCACTTGTGGGTGCAGTCGAAGCCCGCATATGACGATTTCCATATTGATGTGATTGCGCAGAAGCCGCGTGATGAGCGTGGTGCGGTCGAGGCCATCGAGCAGTTGGATGACGATTCGCAGGATTCGGATGAGGCTACGGAAGAGGATATTCTGGCCAACACCGAGCCGGACACCGGTGATGATGAGCCGAACGAGACCCAGCCTGCCGGCGTGGAGGCTTCCGCCGAGTTGGAGGCTGTGATTGCCGTTGGCGAAGGCGATGGCGATTCGGGCGAGAATGAGGGCGAGGAGTCTGCGGAGGCTGAGGAGTCCGCAGAGACCGCTGAATCTGCTGAGGGTGCTGAGGGCGAGGTATCTGCTGAGCCTACTGGGCCCGTTGAGACTGAAGAAACTGCTGAGACCGGAGAGCCGTGCGACGCCGAGGAATCGGTGAAGCCGGAAGAGCCGGAAGAGTCTGTGGCGTCTGCCGAATCGGGCGAGTCCGGGGATGCCGGCGAATCCGAGGAATCTGCTGAGGCCGCGGAGGCCGTTGACCAATCGACTGAGTCTGCTGAACCGGCTGAAGCGGCTGAAGATGCCGAACCGGCTGAAGCTGCTGAGCCCGCTGAACCAGCCGAAGCTGCTGAGCCTGACGAGCCGGGCGAATCTGACAAGCTGAATAAGTAA
- a CDS encoding cold-shock protein yields MPTGRVRWFDAAKGYGFIASEKGEDVFLPAAALPAGTTTLRKNAKVEYAVIAGRRGPQAMDVKLIASGPSMVKANRPKPDDMAAICEDLIKMLDSAGNTLRRHHYPAPAESRKLATLLRAVADNFDVQD; encoded by the coding sequence ATGCCCACCGGTCGAGTTCGTTGGTTTGACGCCGCTAAGGGGTACGGCTTCATCGCCAGTGAGAAAGGCGAGGATGTGTTCCTGCCTGCGGCCGCTTTGCCCGCTGGAACCACCACGTTGCGTAAGAATGCCAAGGTGGAATATGCCGTGATCGCAGGCCGTAGGGGCCCGCAGGCCATGGATGTGAAGCTGATCGCGTCTGGGCCGTCGATGGTCAAGGCCAACCGCCCGAAGCCGGACGACATGGCCGCGATTTGCGAAGACCTTATCAAGATGTTGGATTCTGCAGGCAATACGCTGCGTCGCCACCATTACCCGGCTCCTGCCGAGAGCCGTAAGCTGGCGACGTTGCTGCGTGCAGTGGCCGACAATTTCGACGTACAGGACTGA